The following proteins are encoded in a genomic region of Rattus rattus isolate New Zealand chromosome 2, Rrattus_CSIRO_v1, whole genome shotgun sequence:
- the Znf606 gene encoding zinc finger protein 606 translates to MAAINPWPSWGTLMDQSDPSVSWALCPQDPAWYIEGSPEESRRQAGGLQTAQVQEPVTFKDVAVAFTQEEWEQLDLVQRTLYRDVMLETYGHLLSVGNQIAKPEVISLLEQGEEPWSLEQGYPKSSCPEWMRNVESKALIPAQSVFEEEQSSNGMVLERYIWDNPWLSRLGVLGYGDQIEMYHMNQNAGMREMVFMQKQVLSQRGSEFCKLGTEYSQSLNLIPPQRVSQLEHFYKPDTHLETWRCNSAIMYADKVTCENIDYDKAFCQSVQPVYPAKLQTRDNMFKCTDAVKSFNHIIQFGDHKAVHTGEKLYGYKEYHQIFNQSPSLIEHPRFQIGGNQYEKYREYGNIFYFSSFMEHQNIGGVEKAYKYNEWEKVFGYDSLLAQHTSTYTAEKPYEFNKCGTSFIWSSYLIQHKKSHPGDKPYECDKCRKVFRNRSALTKHERTHTGIKPYECNKCGKAFSWNSHLIVHTRIHTGEKPYVCNECGKSFNWNSHLIGHQRTHTGEKPFECTECGKSFSWSSHLIAHMRMHTGEKPFKCDECEKAFRDYSALSKHERTHSGAKPYKCTECGKSFSWSSHLIAHQRTHTGEKPYHCQECGKAFRERSALTKHEIIHSGIKPYECNKCGKSCSQMAHLVRHQRTHTGEKPYECNKCGKSFSQSCHLVAHRRIHTGEKPYKCNQCERSFNCSSHLIAHRRTHTGEKPYRCNECGKAFNESSSLIVHLRNHTGEKPYKCIHCEKAFCKNSSLIIHQRMHSGEKRFICNQCGRAFSGHSALLQHQKNHSEEKL, encoded by the exons GAACCAGTGACTTTCAAAGATGTGGCTGTGGCCTTTACCCAAGAAGAATGGGAGCAGCTAGACCTTGTTCAGCGGACTCTGTACCGTGATGTGATGCTAGAGACTTATGGACACCTACTTTCTGTGG GGAATCAGATTGCTAAGCCTGAAGTCATCTCCCTTTTGGAACAAGGAGAAGAGCCATGGTCACTGGAGCAAGGATATCCTAAGAGCAGCTGTCCAG AGTGGATGAGAAATGTTGAAAGCAAAGCATTGATTCCAGCACAGAGTGTTTTTGAGGAAGAACAATCCAGCAATGGAATGGTGTTAGAAAGATACATATGGGATAATCCATGGCTCTCCAGGTTAGGAGTTTTGGGATATGGAGACCAAATAGAAATGTATCACATGAATCAGAACGCAGGTATGAGGGAAATGGTCTTCATGCAAAAACAAGTACTTTCTCAACGAGGTTCTGAATTCTGTAAACTTGGCACAGAGTACAGCCAAAGCTTAAACTTAATTCCACCTCAAAGAGTTTCTCAATTAGAACATTTCTACAAACCTGATACACATCTTGAAACTTGGAGATGTAATTCAGCCATAATGTATGCAGACAAAGTTACCTGTGAAAATATTGATTATGATAAAGCCTTCTGCCAGTCTGTTCAGCCTGTTTACCCTGCAAAATTGCAAACTAGAGATAATATGTTCAAATGTACTGATGCTGTGAAGTCTTTCAATCATATTATACAGTTTGGTGATCATAAAGCAGTACATACAGGAGAAAAACTCTATGGATATAAGGAATACCATCAAATCTTTAACCAGAGCCCATCACTTATTGAACACCCAAGATTTCAAATTGGAGGAAACCAGTATGAAAAATATAGAGAGTACGGGAATATCTTTTATTTCTCATCTTTTATGGAACATCAAAACATTGGTGGTGTAGAAAAGGCATATAAATATAATGAATGGGAGAAAGTCTTTGGTTATGACTCATTACTTGCTcaacatacaagcacatacactgcagagaaaccctatgaattcaacaaatgtggtacatcttttATCTGGAGCTCTTACCTTATTCAACATAAGAAAAGTCATCCTGGAGATAAACCCTATGAATGTGATAAATGCAGAAAAGTTTTTAGGAATCGTTCAGCCCTTACTAAGCATGAACGGACTCACACTGGAAtaaaaccctatgaatgtaacaaatgtgggaaagccttcagttGGAATTCTCATCTTATTGTACACACAAGAAtccatacaggagaaaaaccttatgtatgtaatgaatgtgggaaaTCATTCAACTGGAATTCCCATCTTATTGGGCATCAGAgaactcatactggagagaaaccttttGAGTGTACTGAATGTGGCAAGTCTTTTAGCTGGAGTTCTCATCTTATTGCCCATATGCGGAtgcatactggagagaaaccctttaAATGTGATGAATGTGAAAAGGCTTTTAGAGATTATTCAGCCCTTAGTAAACATGAAAGAACTCACTCTGGAGCAAAACCATATAAATGTACTGAGTGTGGAAAGTCCTTCAGCTGGAGCTCCCATCTTATTGCTCACCAAAGAACTCACACGGGAGAGAAACCTTACCACTGTCAAGAATGTGGCAAAGCTTTCAGAGAGCGTTCAGCCCTTACAAAACATGAAATTATTCATTCTGGAATtaagccctatgaatgtaataAATGTGGAAAATCATGTAGCCAAATGGCCCATCTTGTTAGGCATCAAAGGACTCATACTGGAGAAAAGCCCTATGAATGCAATAAATGTGGAAAATCCTTCAGTCAGAGCTGTCACCTTGTTGCTCATCGGAGAATTCACACTGGTGAGAAACCCtataaatgtaatcaatgtgaACGATCCTTTAATTGTAGCTCTCACCTAATTGCACACCGGAGAActcatactggagaaaaaccatACAGGTGCAATGAGTGTGGGAAGGCATTTAATGAGAGTTCTTCCCTGATTGTACACTTGAGAAaccatactggagagaaaccctacaaatgtattCATTGTGAAAAAGCTTTCTGTAAGAATTCTTCCCTGATTATTCATCAGAGAATGCATAGTGGAGAGAAACGCTTTATATGCAATCAATGTGGAAGAGCCTTTAGTGGTCATTCAGCCTTACTTCAACATCAGAAAAATCATAGTGAAGAGAAACTGTAA